One genomic region from Oncorhynchus gorbuscha isolate QuinsamMale2020 ecotype Even-year linkage group LG13, OgorEven_v1.0, whole genome shotgun sequence encodes:
- the LOC123992969 gene encoding uncharacterized protein LOC123992969 gives MYNCLFLSLTCLCILPGHDAEECVTSILAKRGSVNVPKGGTLSLSCVVQHCGDDGWTGGWGLSTEGQFLLFSPTPRHHLSNVTLTTNRTRLLMDILNVNQSDYGMYQCQITWVEGYTSVGHMTHVNITAATPPTSVWKVYSRVAVYVSTCLVITLVITLVLVLGLACHRRSKVPSQPPPIPPPNPPPRSRSARKDKPPTPKPKPKIELVYAALSKGCLEQPNPNPQREAAQPTVYSSLRFS, from the exons ATGTAcaactgtctgtttctctcattgaCCTGTCTATGCATTCTCCCGG GTCACGATGCAGAGGAGTGTGTGACTTCTATCTTGGCAAAGAGAGGTTCTGTTAACGTACCAAAAGGGGGCACTCTTTCCCTATCCTGTGTTGTTCAGCATTGTGGAGATGATGGCTGGACAGGAGGATGGGGTCTGTCAACAGAGGGACAGTTCCTTCTCTTTAGTCCCACTCCAAGGCATCATCTCTCCAATGTCACGTTGACAACCAATAGAACCCGTCTGCTCATGGACATCCTCAACGTCAACCAATCAGATTATGGAATGTACCAATGCCAGATCACCTGGGTTGAGGGATACACCAGTGTTGGACATATGACACATGTGAACATTACTGCAG CCACACCACCCACATCCGTGTGGAAGGTCTATTCCAGGGTGGCGGTGTATGTAAGTACCTGTTTGGTAATCACCCTGGTAATCACCCTGGTTTTGGTTCTGGGACTGGCTTGCCATAGAAGGTCAAAGGTCCCGTCTCAGCCCCCACCAATACCACCGCCGAACCCCCCGCCACGCTCCCGAAGCGCACGCAAGGACAAGCCCC CCACACCCAAGCCTAAACCAAAGATAGAG TTGGTCTATGCAGCTCTTTCAAAGGGCTGCCTTGAACAGCCGAATCCTAATCCTCAACGAGAAGCTGCACAGCCCacagtctactcctctctccgCTTCTCCTGA